The DNA segment TGTTTTCCACTTCAAGGACGGTGGTTATCGACACGTTGGTTGTCATTCAGCCGCCCTCCCTAGACCCCTTAACTCAAATCCCCCATCTTGAGACCGAGAACAACAGACCTGGCTCGAATGCGCGGCGCTGCTTCAACCAGTCCACAGCGCTGGGCCCGGGGGCTTGTACTCGAGCAGCCTCAGTTGGTCCTGCGGCAACTCTCCGCTGTTGACGATCTGGTTCAACGGCACCTTGATGCCTAGTCGGGagagaaaaagagagagagcaAACAAGGTTAGCAAGCTATCCCGAGGCCTCTGTGTCCGGTAGGTCCGGCTTACCGGGATCGTCAACAGTGTAGGTGCCGGGAAACCTGGCAAAGCCCGTCGGCGTGCCTCCGCCGGGGCCGATGATGTTGACGTGGGCGCAGTTGACGTACCACTGGCTGTATTCGACCGTGGAGGGCATGAACTGCTCGATGCGCATCAGGTACttgcccggcggcgtcgtcttgGGGATGGTGAAGTTGAACTAGGTAGGTTCCTCTGGAGTTAGTCTCTTTGCATCCCGGACGCCGCCATGGTGACCAGGTTGGGGATCGATTGGGCGAGGAATGTTGGGGCTCACGTCATGCTTGTTCCACAGCAGCCACTCGGTATtggagacggcggcgccggttGCGATCTTGAACCAGTCTCCGTCGCCGCGGTAGTCCTCCAGGTCGTCGTTCGGAGCACGAGAGAGGTAGATCTGCCCCGGCCCGGGATGCCAGAACACGCCGTActtgccgttgccgtcccACGAGACGCGGAAGCCGACCTCTGAGCCGGCCAGTATGTCGGCCGTCTCAGTCTTGCTGGCCGAGTCGAACGCGTTCCTGCCGCAGGTGATGTTCGGGTTGTTGATGTCCGTCTGCGGGGGCGTCTTAAAGAACTCGGTGTTGGGGTATTTTTCCGGTTCGTAGGCGCCCTCCCAGGCCACGTCACTGATGATGTGTTAGGCTGGTTgtggaagaaggagagcaaGGTAGATATTACCGGACGTATTTCCATTCCGGCGTTTCGGTGCCGTTGACAAGTAGAATCCCGTGGATTTCTACAGGGGGACGACGAGAAATTAGTCGTGGTGCTACCCCTAGGGAGATAGACGGGGAACCTACGATGAGCGAACGCTCCCGGGGTGGCGACGGCGCCTAGAAAGGCCGCCAGGTACAGCTTCATGGTGGCGGTGTGTCCAAGGTTGGAGCCTTCGTTGAAGCAGACGAGTCGAACTCGGACGAGTCTTTTCCAGACTTTATAGGTGGCCTCCTATGCACTTCAACCCCTTGAGCTTGCCATGCTGACTGCACATAATTTCTCATCATATCTCCAATTGGCAGCTGGATAGAAACCAATATATCAGCAAGAGCAGAGACAGGCATATTACCGGCCTTGGCGTTGCCTTTATGGAAGTTTGAGTCCATCGAGACTTTTGACAGTCGGCATACACAGTTGCAACGTATCATGCGGCATCATGTGGTGTGGGA comes from the Thermothielavioides terrestris NRRL 8126 chromosome 4, complete sequence genome and includes:
- a CDS encoding glycoside hydrolase family 61 protein, with product MKLYLAAFLGAVATPGAFAHQIHGILLVNGTETPEWKYVRDVAWEGAYEPEKYPNTEFFKTPPQTDINNPNITCGRNAFDSASKTETADILAGSEVGFRVSWDGNGKYGVFWHPGPGQIYLSRAPNDDLEDYRGDGDWFKIATGAAVSNTEWLLWNKHDFNFTIPKTTPPGKYLMRIEQFMPSTVEYSQWYVNCAHVNIIGPGGGTPTGFARFPGTYTVDDPGIKVPLNQIVNSGELPQDQLRLLEYKPPGPALWTG